The genomic segment CTTTTCCTACAGGAGTTCTAAAATGAGTTAACCCCTCTGACAAATCACATTGATATAAGTAATAAGGTCTTACTCTATTTTTAACAAGCAAATGCATTAACTTCTTCATAATTTTTGGACAGTCATTTACCCCAGATAACAATACACTTTGATTCCCTACTGGGACACCAGCATTAGCTAGTTTACTTATGGCCTCTTTAGAAGCATTTGTAAACTCTCTAGGATGATTAAAATGAGTATTTAACCAAACTGGATGATGTTTCTTTAATACATTAACAAGATTATCTGTTATTCTATAAGGAAGTACAACTGGCATTCTACTTCCTATTCTAATGACTTCAACATGAGGTATTTCTCTTATTTGAGTAAGTACCCAATCCAAATAATCATCATCAAGCATTAATGGATCCCCACCTGATAGCAATACATCTCTAACTTGCGGATGCTCTTTTATATAAGCGATTCCTTCTAATAAAGTATCTTTATTCGGTATATAGTCAACATCTCCAACTTTTCTCTTTCGTGTACAGTGTCGGCAGTACATTGAACAAACATTGCTTATATGAAACAACACCCTATCTGGATACCTATGAGTTATCCCTGCTACTGGACTATCTTCATCTTCTGATAAAGGATCTTTCATTTCGTAAGGTTCAACACATAATTCTTTTACATCAGGAAATGATTGTTTAAATACTGGATCATTTCTAAAATCATTTACTTCGATTAAGGATAAATAATATGGTGTTATTGCCAATGGAAACTTATTAAGTGTTTCACTTAATTCATCCTTTTCTTCAGCAGCAAATTTAATCCCTGTTACATCTTCGAAAGTTTCAATATCATTTATGGTATTTCTAATCTGCCACTTCCAGTCTCCCCAATCACTCTCTTTATATCTTTTCTTTGTACTCATATTGCCTCCCTATAACAATTTTATTTTTGAACTCATCAGGGTCAATAGGTGCAAAAAAGCACCCTAACCCTATAAAAATATAGAGTTAGAGTGCCTAAGCTTCGCCATTGTAGCTCACTTTATACCACCCAAATGTAGATGTTTTCACTACAAATGCATAGTATAATTTAGGACCACTTGATCCTAAACAGACCCCAGTTCTATAGATGTTTTTCATTATTAGGCTCACCACTTATCGTTAACTTACTTACACCCACTTATAGCGTGTATAAGCTTGTTAACTGGTTACTACCAATAATTACTTCACATTTACTTTTCCATTATACTATATTTTTCACAATGTGTCAAAATGCCAAAGATTTGATGTTTTTAATTCAATCAATACATAATAAAAGACTGTATATATTGACAAATAAAAGAAATAAAGGTAAAATAACAATAATAATTTTAAAGGCCTTGACAAGGAGGAGTATATATAATCAGATTTCTAGAGAGAGGATGCAGGTGCAAATTCCTTATGATGGTTATATAGAAGGTAGCCTTTGAGCCATGAACCGAACACGATAAGTAAGTAGACTTCATCGGATCCCACCGTTATAAGGGATAGCCTGTATTATCATTAAGAGCGTACAATTGTACGAATTTAGGTGGTACCGCGAATATACCTTCGTCCTATATTTTTTTAGGATGAAGGTTTTTTATTTTATAGCAGCAATTTTCATCCCACTATTCAATTCTAAGGAGGTTTTATATATATGGAGATTACTGGTGCAAAACTACTTTTAGAAGCATTAAAAAAGGAAGGTGTTGATACATTATTTGGATACCCAGGAGGGTATGTTATTTCAATTTTTGATGCTCTTTATTCCGAACCTGCTATAAACTTAATACTACCTAGGCACGAACAAGCATTGATCCACGCTGCTGATGGCTACGCACGAGCCACTGGAAAAGTTGGGGTTTGTTTGGTTACAAGCGGTCCTGGTGCAACCAATACCATCACAGGATTGGCTACTGCCTATTATGATTCTATTCCATTAATTTGTATTACAGGTCAAGTTCCAACTTCAATGATAGGCACCGATGCTTTTCAAGAAGCAGATATTTTTAACATCACCCGCTCTGTTTGCAAACACAATTATTACGTAACAAAAAGGGAGGATCTTGGTCGCATTATAAAAGAAGCCTTTTATATTGCCACAACCGGAAGACCTGGACCTGTAGTAATTGATTTGCCAGGAGATATACAAAAAGAGCTTGGCTCTGCCCTTTATCCTGAAACCATCACTGTAGATGGTTATTGTGACAAGCCTGAGTTAGACGAAAATCTTATACTTGACGCCACTGCTTTAATAAACAGTTCTAATAAGCCATTATTCCTTATTGGTGGTGGTATGCAAAATCAAGACTGCGCTAATAGTTTTTTAGAATTAGTTAATAAGACCAATATTCCAGTAATAAGTACATTAATGGGTCTAGGTGTCTACCCAGAAAAAAGTCCCCATAACTTAGGAATGGTAGGTATGCATGGCTCCCTTGCAGCAAACCATGCCATAAGCAATTGTGATTTACTAATTGCTATTGGTACAAGGTTCACTGATAGAGTAACCTCTAAAATCGAAACCTTTGCCAAAGATGCTAAAATCATTCATATAGACATTGATGAATCAGAAATTAATAAAAGGGTTATGTGTAACATCTCGATTAACGGTGATGCACATCAAACTTTATCTTTATTATTAAAACAAAATTACTCATTAAATATTGAAAGCTGGCTCAATGAGGTCGTTGATCTAAAGAAAAAAACCACTATATTAAATGATGAGTACAATCCCAGAGCCATCCTAAAAAAAATTGCTTCTCATTACGAAGATGCTGTTGTGTCAACGGATGTAGGACAACATCAAATGCATACAGCACAAAACTATCCTTTCAACACCCCTAACACCTTACTAACATCAGGAGGAATGGGTACAATGGGCTTTGGTTTGCCTGCGGCTATAGGCGCCTCCATCGGCTTACCTAACAAACGTGTTATCTCCATCTCCGGAGATGGCGGTTTTCAAATGAATCTGCAAGAACTTGCTCTTGTAGCCCAGCTTGAATTGCCTATGATCATTATTATTTTTAATAATCAATATCTAGGTATGGTGAGACAATGGCAACAAATACTTTTCAACAAAAATTATTCATCTACTTGTTTACGCAAGAAGAAAAACTGTCCAAAGCTATGCAACACTCCAGGCCCTAACTGTCCAGAGTATTCACCTAACTTTATAAAATTAGCAGATGCCTACAACATACCTGGCTACAGAGTATCTAATATGGCCGAACTAGAAGAAACCTTAGAAATATCTCAACAAAAAAACACTCCAATCTTAATTGAAGTGCTTCTGGAACCTGAAATTAATGTTTTACCAATGGTACCTTCAGGTGCCTCCTTAAATGAAATGATTACAGAGTTTTAAATAAGACCCCACTTTGCGGGGTCTTATTGTTAAATTTTTTATTTTAAAACTTCACTTAAAACCATAGGCTTTCCAATATGATACCCTTGGGCATAATCTATTCCTATTTTATTTAAACACTCAACAATCTTTTCATTCTCAACAAATTCAGCGACTGTTTCAATATTTAATAAATGGGCTATTTGATTAATAGAATCTACCATTGCATAATCAATAGGGTTATTATTAATATTTTTAATAAAGGAACCATCAATCTTTAAATAATCTATAGGTAAGTATTTTAAATATTCAAAAGAAGTTAACCCACTACCAAAATCATCTAAAGCAAATTTGCATCCTAGTCTTCTTAGTTTATTAATAAAATCATTGGCAATATTAAAATTAGACAATGCAATTGTCTCTGTAATTTCAAAACAAATTTTTTCAGGGCTTATATCGTATTTTTCCAACTCTGAGATAATAAAATCAACAATACTTTCATTATTTAAAGACGCACCTGAAATATTGATATTAAACTTTTCTATATCCTTTAATTTAATCTCTTCACTATTCTTTTCCATTGCAATAAGGAAGTTTTTAAACACCCATCTATCAATTGCCGGCATCATATTATACCTTTGAGCAGCAGACAAAAAAGCCCCAGGATAAATTAAATTGCCTTCTTTATCTACCATTCTAATCAATGCTTCATAACTGTAACTATTTTCTTTATGAAGAGATTTAATCTTTTGATAATGCAATACAAACCTATTGTCTTCTAATGCTTCAGAAATAGTTGACATCCACTGCATTTCCCCATGTCTTTCTGATAATGCTTCATCTTCATCCACATACAACTGATATGTATTGCCACCTTTTTCCTTTGAAACATAACAAGCTCTATCTGCTTCACTAAGCAAAGTCTCAAATGTTTTATAATTTTGATTTACCGTTACAATCCCAATACTTACACCTGTTGTAAACAGTTTATTGTTCCAAACAAATCTATATCCTTGTATGGCATTACATATTTTTTCAGCTAATTTACAAGTATTTGTAGGTGATATGTTTTTTAGCAATATACCAAACTCATCTCCACCTAATCTGGCAATTATATCCGTTTCTCTTGTATTGTTTTTCATCAATAAAGCAATTTGTTTTAAAAACTGATCTCCTGCAAAATGCCCACAAGTATCATTAATGATTTTAAACTGATCTAAATCAAGATATAAAAGAGCATGCTCCTCCAAAGCCGTTCTTGGTTGATTTACTACTTCTATCATATCTTCTTCAAATTTAAATCTATTTGGCAGCCCTGTTAAAACATCGTGCCTTGCTTGATAATGAAGCTTTTTAGTTAATTCACGGTGATTGGTTACATCTCTTAATACAACCACTGAACCAATGACTTTTTGCAGGCGATTTTTAATAGGAGAAACCACACCTTCAACATAATATTCCTTACCCTCAAAATTTTTAATACTTGCATCTTGAGGCAGATAAACTGTTTCCTCTTGACATAAAACCTTGTCCATAAAATTTTTATAACCATCAATATTATTGCCATCTATAAGAACTAAAATATCAAAAATATTTTTTCCTAATACTTCTTTTTTTAATAATCCTGTTAATTTTTCTGCTACATAATTAAAACTGGTTATAGAACCATTTATATCTGTAGATAGTACACAATCCCCAATGGACTCTAATGTAACCAATGCTTTTTCTTTTTCTTGATACAGATCGTCTTCCATTCTTTTTCTTTCTAGTGCATATCTCATAGACCGCTCTAGAGTAGAAGGGGTTACTTCTTTCTTAACCAAATACTCGTAAGCCCCTGTTTTCATAGCTTCAATATCAATATTGATATTATTATTGCCTGTTAACAAAATTACAGGTGCCTTAATATTAAGTTCATTCATTTCCTTAAGAAGCTCCAACCCATTAAATTCACCCAAATTATAATCAAACACATATATATCGTGACAATTTCGACTTATTGTCTTTATAGCTTCTTTATAATTATACACCCATTCTAAGTCATAGATTACATTCTTAACATCTGAAAGGTAATCCTTCATAAGTATAAAATCATCTTCATCATCATCTACCACGAGAACTTTTACAACTTCTTTCACCAATGATCCCCCCCTCATTTAGTACCATTTAAAATTACTCGATATCCCCTATACAACTTCTTTAACTCTCTTAATACTTTTTTCATTTCATCAAAACTATTTGGTTTTGGAAAATAATATTTAACACCTAATTCAAAGGCTTTTTTCTTATCTGATTCACTTTTAGACGTAGAGAAAATAGCAATTGGAATGTGAGTAAGCCTTTCACTTTTACTGATTTCATTAATCGCCTCAAAACCATTTTTTTTAGGCATATTCAAATCAACCACTATTAATGCTGGTAAATCCTTACGACTTTCTCTACTATATAAATACTCAACCAATTCCTCACCATCTTCAACTAGAACCAATGGATTAGGCACACCTACTTCTTCAAAGCATTCTTTAATCATAAGTCTGTCATCCGGATCATCATCCGCAATTAGAATATCTTTATATTGAACATACAACATTACGCTTCCCCCATAATACCACTTTGTTTCTTTGGCAATCTTATTATAAAAGTTGTTCCTACTTCTTTTTCACTTTCTATCCTAACGCTTCCACCGTGATTTTCAATAATCCTTTTACATATAGCCAATCCAACACCAGTCCCCTCATACTGAGTACGTCCATGTAATCTTTGAAAAACACCAAATATACGATCATAGTATTTAGAATCAATTCCAATACCATTGTCCTCTATATAAATATCATAGTACGTAGAACTATTTTGATGCCATTCTTCTTTTTGATCTTCTATAACTTCTTTACTATAAATCATAATACTCGGAGAAACATCCTCTTTAGTAAACTTTAAAGCATTCCCAATAAAATTCTGGAACAATTGTCTCATCTGAGTTTTTTCCCCTTCTATTACAGGCAATTCTCCTACAAGCACATCACCTTTTTTACTTTCAATGCTTACTTCCAAATCTAAAACAACTTCTAGAACAATGTTTTTAAGATCTATTTCTTCATTGTTTTTTACTGTCGTTGTAACTCTGGAGTATGCTAGCAGACCTTCTATTAATGTTTGCATTCTTTCAGTTGCAGCCGTTATCCTATTAAGATAATCCATTCCATGTTCATCTAAGTTATCTGCATACTTGTCTTTAAGTCTATTCCCAAAAGATATTACTTTCCTAAGTGGCTCTTGCAAGTCATGAGACGCAACATAAGCAAACTCTTCTAATTGTCCGTTTGAACGGGCTAACTCTTCTGCTTGTAACCTTAAAGCTTTTTCCGCTTTTTTTATCTCTGTAATGTCTTTAATTGTACATACAAAGTACTTCATACTATTATCTGGATTTTTAATTGCAGAACAACTAAACAAAACGGGAATGATCTTCCCTTCCTTTGTCACAATCATGGTTTCTATATTTCTTAATTGCCCTTCTTTAACTAGATTCTTAAGATGTTCATTATCAAAGGGATTATTATCCCTATTAAGAACAAATCGATTAATTGGTTTATCCATAAGTTCTTCTTCTTTATAATCTAACAAATCTAATGTAGCACTGTTTACTGTAATAATTCTAAAGTATGGATTTATAACAACAAGAGAATCCATCATACTGGCAATAACATTGTCCATATAGTCTTTAGAAACCGTGGTCTTTTGCAATTGAAAGGCCATGGTATTAAAAGAATTTGCCAACCTTCCTATTTCATCAGCTGATTTAATGATTACAGGTTCAAAGTGATCCGTTCCTTCTGCCACGATTTTCTTAGTCGCTTTTTCTAAAGTAATAAGAGGTTTAGTAATCCATACAGATATTGAAGCCCCTAATAATAATAATGAAATTAAGAAAATACAAAGGGCTATAATTGAAGTATAGGTGGTCACAACATTGATTTTGTCTTTAATAGTACTTGTATTTAATCCTAAAACAATTGCTCCCACATACCTATCATTCTTATCATGTATAGAAATTACAAAACCATAGTACTCTCCTGATTCATTGTTGTATATAACAATATCATCTTTTTTATTATTAATTACTTCAAGCACTTCTGGAATATCTAAGCTTTTTCCTCTATAATGAAGTTCAGGATTGGTAACCAAATAATCCCTATTGTGAAATAAAATCTCACCTTTATCATCTACAACCATTGCATATCGTACATCTTCATATTTTTCTACTACTTCGTGACAAAAATATTCAAAAACCATATTATCACTAATTTGTAAATCAAATCCTAAAACTCTTTCCATTTGAATTTTTAAGGTCTCACCTATTACCATCAATTCAGCTTTTGCAGCTTTTGTATATTCTTTTTCAAAATAATGTTTACTCACTATATAATCAGTAGCTACTAATAATGCTAAAAAAACAAATAAGAAAAATAGTATTTTTACTTGTAATTTCTTAAACACATATTACCTCTCCCATTCATACATAGTCTTAACTTCTGTACTCAACAAAACTTTTGCACTTACATCAATATCAAGAGTCCTAGCTCTTGCCAAACTAATTAATTGCTGTCCTTTTGTTGTATGGTCCATAGGTATATCTGCTGGACTAACACCGTGAACAAGTATTTGTCTAGCTTTTTTTCCTGCTGAAAGGCCTTGTTCATATCCTGATACAGACACAACAGCAAGGGTTCCATAAGAAGCTCTATCATACCAATAACTAAAATCTGGTAAATTACTATTCTCTTTTACCCATCTTAATACATCTCTATAATGTACATTCTTGTTGTTTTCATTTTTATAATTAAAAATACCAATCAAACCTATAGCATCAACTTGATCTTGATATTCTAACATTTTACTTTGGAACTCATCATATGTATAAATTGTATCCCATATAGGAAATTCTATCTCAGGGAACCTGTGTAACTGTTCTCTCATTCTAGCCTCTACTGGTCCCCATATAGGTGAATCATCAAAAACAACTGCTACACTCTTAATATCTGGTGCTACTTCTAATAATAAATTTAAACTTTCAGCAAAATGCTCTATCTCTAATACCCCTGTTACATTGTTGCTTTTATCATAACCATACTCTTCTGGTAATTTATTCACACCACAAAACACAAATGGAATATCTGTATTAAGGTAATGGGTTACAACAAATTCTTGAGCCTCATCATCACTGGTAAATACCAAGTCTGGTTGCCAAGTGTCAATAACGCCTCTAGCTTGTGCACCTATTTCTTCTAACCATTCTATATTGCTTTTGTTTTTAGCATCCATTTCTATCACTTTATACTCTACATCAATATCTTGACCTAAACCATCCTTGAACCCTTGAAGTTGGGTTTCAGTCCACTCCCAAGGTGTATGATAGCTCATTACATGTAATACTTTAAATGTTTTATCAGGTATTTCCATTTCAATAGTACTCTCATTTTGATCCCCTTCAATGATCCCAATGTTGTCTTCTACTGCTTTTTTATTGCTTTCACAAGCACTTAATCCTACTATTAATATGACTATAATACTTGCTAAAACAAACTTACTATACCACTTCCCCATTTTTCCCATCCTCATTTCTCATTATTTTATATTGTTTGTAAAAATACCAAGAATGTCTTTAGTGTTTTATGTATTATTGTATCATTTTTTGCCATTTATTACAATACACATACCTAACTTAAGCCCTTTATACAGCATCTTTCATAACAAAAAAAAGCCCATTTAATTCTGGACTTTTCCTTCAAACTTCATCTATTATTCTAAATACTATTGTTTAGCCTCAAACTAATATCTAATGATCGTATTGTATGGGTTAAAGCACCAACTGATATAAAATCAACCCCTGTTTTTGCTACAGACAACAACTCTTTATCCCCCATATTACCTGATGCTTCTATAAGGGCTCTTTTGCCAATTAATCTCACTGCTTCTTCCATCATATCCACTGACATATTATCTAACATTATAATATCTACACCAGCTTCTAGCCCTTCTTTAACGCCCTCTATAGACTCTACCTCTACTTCAATTTTTAGAGTATGAGGTGCATTAGATTTCCCTAAAGCAATTGCCTTTTTAATACCACCAGCAGCACTAATATGATTGTCTTTTATTAAAATCCCATCAGAAAGATTATGTCTATGATTTAGACCTCCACCTACTTTTACAGCGTATTTTTCTAAAACCCTTAAGCCTGGTGTTGTTTTTCTTGTATCAATAATCTTAGCATTAGTACCCTTAACCTTTTGTACAAGTTCATTTGTTTTTGTTGCAATGCCAGATAATCTCTGTAAAAAATTCAAAGCAACACGTTCACCTGTTAATATGGCTCTTGTATTGCCTACTATCTCTCCAATAATATCTCCTTTAGATACTTTTTCTCCATCAAAAAAATTCAAATGAATCAGAACACTAGAATCAATACTATGGAAAACTTTTTTAAACACTTCTAAACCACAGATTATCCCCTCTTCTTTTGCAATTAAATTCCCTTTTGTTCTGTGATCCTTAGATACTGTACTAAGGGTTGTTACATCACCAGTTCCAATATCTTCCTCTAATGCCCTATTTATTATTGTATCTATTAAAAACGCATCAAACATAATACACCATCCTTTTCATTTACTTAGTTCATATAATGGGCCCCAATACTAACTTTTCTTTCCCATGCTTTTTTTAATATCTCCTGGGCTATAATCAACATATTATACATCTCAAATCCGTCAACAGTATCCAATTTATAATCATTAACCTTTAATACTAGATTTTGAATAGCCTTTTCACTTTTTAATAAATCATTTTCCTTACGTACAATACTCCCACAAGTTGTCATTACTTCTTTTATTTTCTTCTTTATTAAACCAATATCATTTAATACAAGTGTACTTTCTTTTGTATCAAACCCTAACTTCTTATGTAATAAAAATTGACACTTATGCAATCTATTAATATACTCCCCACATCTTTTTCCAAAAACCAAGCATTCCAACAAAGAATTACTTGCCAGTCTATTAGCGCCATGAACTCCTGTACAAGCAACTTCTCCACAAGCAAATAAACCATTAATATTGGTTCTACTATATAGATCTGTTTTAATCCCCCCCATAAAATAATGTTGTACGGGATGAACCTTAATCCATTCCTTGGAAATATCGAAACCTTTTTCATAACACTTCTTAAAAATAGTGGGAAACCGATTCACCAAATACGCCCTAGATTTATTGGTGATATCTAAATACACATAATCTTCCTCTTGATTTAAAATCTGTTTAACAATCTCTCTTGAAACAATGTCCCTAGGCGCAAGGTCTTTCATATGGTGAACACCCTTCATAAAAGCCTCCCCTTGTACATTCCTAAGAACAGCCCCTTCTCCCCTAACCGCTTCAGAAATCAAGAATACAGATTGATCATCCTCCCCAGTATAAAGTGCTGTAGGGTGAAACTGAACAAACTCCATATCCTTGGTCTCAACACCAGCTCTCATAGCAGCCCCAAGACCATCACCTGTTGCAATCTTAGGATTTGTCGTATATTTATACAATTGACCAATACCACCTGAGGCAATAACTACATTTGATGCCATATATGCTTTATAGTCATCTTTATATGTCAAAACACCCACAACATCATTTTTTTCAGTTAAAATATCAACTAAAAAAGTTTTATCTATAAAAGTAATATTCTCTCTAGCATCCGCAATTTCTTTAAGACTTTTTAAAATAATTCGTCCAGTAGCATCCCCACCACAATGAACAACCCGTCTCCTTGAATGTCCCCCTTCTCGTGTAATATGCAAAACCCCTTCATTACTTAAATCAAAAGGGATCCCCATATTAATTAGCTCATTAATCTCCCTAGGACCTTCCCTTACAAGAACCCTAACTGCCTCTTCATCACAAACTCCAGCCCCAGCAACCAAAGTATCCCTGAAATGCTCCTCCTCAGTATCCTCATCCAACACCACAGAAGCAATACCACCTTGAGCCAAAAAAGAATTACTCTCCTCCAAAGCACCCTTACTAATAATCCCACACTTCAACCCCTCATCAAGAGCCAAAGCAGTGTATATCCCCGCTATCCCAGCACCAATAATAATAACATCAAAAAACGCCCTCTCAACCAAGTCAAAATCACCATCAAACAAATAACGCTTCAACACACACGCCCCCTCTCGAAAAAGTAGTATATATATCACTTGCTAGTCGTCACCCTCACGACCTAATAAATTAAACTTCCAACATCCGATTCAAACTTAAATAAGCCCTCTCCCGAACCTCATCCTCTAAAACAATCTCCGTCGTCTCATTCTCCAACGCATCTAAAACAGCCTCCAAAGAAGTCTTCTTCATATTCATACAAATCAACTTAGGAGACGCCAAATAAAAAGTTTTCCCTGGATTTTCATTATGCAACTTATGTAATATGCCCTCTTCCGTTCCAATAATAAAAGTATCCTTATTAGAATGCTTTACATAATTAATAATCTGTGCCGTACTCCCGGCAAAATCAGCCTCCCCTAAGACTTCCTCTGTACATTCAGGATGCACCAACAATTCAGCTTCTGGAAACTCATTTTTAATTCTTATAACCTCTTCTCTTGTTACAAGTTTATGGGTAATACAATACCCCTTAAAGGGAATAATCTCTTTATCTTTCACTTGTTTAGCAACATAATTGCCTAGATTCTCATCAGGAATAAAAACAATTTGTTTATGAGGCAAAGACTCTACCACTTTTACAGCATTAGAAGACGTACAGCAAATATCGCTTAAAGCCTTTACTTCAGCAGAAGAATTAACATAACATACAATGGCAGCATCTGGATATTTTTCTCTTAATAACTTAACCTCTTTTTCAGAAACCATATCCGCCATAGGACATCCAGCATCACTTCTTGGAAGTAGGACCTTTTTATGAGGACTTAAAATCTTTGCACTTTCAGCCATAAAATGCACACCACAAAAAACAATTGTTTCAGCATCATTCTCCTTTGCTTTTTTACTAAGTTCAAAAGAATCCCCTACAAAATCTGCAATATCTTGAACTTCAGCCTTCTGATACAAATGGGCAATAATCATTGCATTTTTTTCTTTTTTTAAGGCATTTATACGTTCAATCATAGTATCCAATTTAATCATCCTCCTTGATAATTGTGTTTACAGGTGTATATACAGTAGTATATATAATACCATCCTTTTTCTATAAACTCAATAACAAACATAAAGTTTTCAAATATTGTTGCAAACAAAAAAATACCGTAAACATTATAATTTACGGTATTTCAAACTGTATACAAAGGCATCCAACAAGGATTTTTATTATATATAAGTGTAATAGCGCAGCCAAGGACGGCGTAGCGAAATCTTTGCAACCAAGGATGGTTGGGGATTTTTGGAACTTATATATAATCAAAATCCCTTCATCACCTATAATAAATAATCCCGTAAATCATTATAATTTACGGGATTACTATTATTTTTCTATGT from the Natranaerovirga pectinivora genome contains:
- the ablA gene encoding lysine 2,3-aminomutase yields the protein MSTKKRYKESDWGDWKWQIRNTINDIETFEDVTGIKFAAEEKDELSETLNKFPLAITPYYLSLIEVNDFRNDPVFKQSFPDVKELCVEPYEMKDPLSEDEDSPVAGITHRYPDRVLFHISNVCSMYCRHCTRKRKVGDVDYIPNKDTLLEGIAYIKEHPQVRDVLLSGGDPLMLDDDYLDWVLTQIREIPHVEVIRIGSRMPVVLPYRITDNLVNVLKKHHPVWLNTHFNHPREFTNASKEAISKLANAGVPVGNQSVLLSGVNDCPKIMKKLMHLLVKNRVRPYYLYQCDLSEGLTHFRTPVGKGIEIMESLIGHTSGFSVPTYVIDAPGGGGKIPAMPNYIISWSTNKVVLRNYEGVITTYKEPDSYEPIFCNRKCDECVLPLKLDEGQEFEAIGVNKLLSDYDDTISLVPEDNERHLLRESY
- the ilvB gene encoding biosynthetic-type acetolactate synthase large subunit, with the translated sequence MEITGAKLLLEALKKEGVDTLFGYPGGYVISIFDALYSEPAINLILPRHEQALIHAADGYARATGKVGVCLVTSGPGATNTITGLATAYYDSIPLICITGQVPTSMIGTDAFQEADIFNITRSVCKHNYYVTKREDLGRIIKEAFYIATTGRPGPVVIDLPGDIQKELGSALYPETITVDGYCDKPELDENLILDATALINSSNKPLFLIGGGMQNQDCANSFLELVNKTNIPVISTLMGLGVYPEKSPHNLGMVGMHGSLAANHAISNCDLLIAIGTRFTDRVTSKIETFAKDAKIIHIDIDESEINKRVMCNISINGDAHQTLSLLLKQNYSLNIESWLNEVVDLKKKTTILNDEYNPRAILKKIASHYEDAVVSTDVGQHQMHTAQNYPFNTPNTLLTSGGMGTMGFGLPAAIGASIGLPNKRVISISGDGGFQMNLQELALVAQLELPMIIIIFNNQYLGMVRQWQQILFNKNYSSTCLRKKKNCPKLCNTPGPNCPEYSPNFIKLADAYNIPGYRVSNMAELEETLEISQQKNTPILIEVLLEPEINVLPMVPSGASLNEMITEF
- a CDS encoding EAL domain-containing protein, translating into MKEVVKVLVVDDDEDDFILMKDYLSDVKNVIYDLEWVYNYKEAIKTISRNCHDIYVFDYNLGEFNGLELLKEMNELNIKAPVILLTGNNNINIDIEAMKTGAYEYLVKKEVTPSTLERSMRYALERKRMEDDLYQEKEKALVTLESIGDCVLSTDINGSITSFNYVAEKLTGLLKKEVLGKNIFDILVLIDGNNIDGYKNFMDKVLCQEETVYLPQDASIKNFEGKEYYVEGVVSPIKNRLQKVIGSVVVLRDVTNHRELTKKLHYQARHDVLTGLPNRFKFEEDMIEVVNQPRTALEEHALLYLDLDQFKIINDTCGHFAGDQFLKQIALLMKNNTRETDIIARLGGDEFGILLKNISPTNTCKLAEKICNAIQGYRFVWNNKLFTTGVSIGIVTVNQNYKTFETLLSEADRACYVSKEKGGNTYQLYVDEDEALSERHGEMQWMSTISEALEDNRFVLHYQKIKSLHKENSYSYEALIRMVDKEGNLIYPGAFLSAAQRYNMMPAIDRWVFKNFLIAMEKNSEEIKLKDIEKFNINISGASLNNESIVDFIISELEKYDISPEKICFEITETIALSNFNIANDFINKLRRLGCKFALDDFGSGLTSFEYLKYLPIDYLKIDGSFIKNINNNPIDYAMVDSINQIAHLLNIETVAEFVENEKIVECLNKIGIDYAQGYHIGKPMVLSEVLK
- a CDS encoding response regulator, coding for MLYVQYKDILIADDDPDDRLMIKECFEEVGVPNPLVLVEDGEELVEYLYSRESRKDLPALIVVDLNMPKKNGFEAINEISKSERLTHIPIAIFSTSKSESDKKKAFELGVKYYFPKPNSFDEMKKVLRELKKLYRGYRVILNGTK
- a CDS encoding ATP-binding protein codes for the protein MFKKLQVKILFFLFVFLALLVATDYIVSKHYFEKEYTKAAKAELMVIGETLKIQMERVLGFDLQISDNMVFEYFCHEVVEKYEDVRYAMVVDDKGEILFHNRDYLVTNPELHYRGKSLDIPEVLEVINNKKDDIVIYNNESGEYYGFVISIHDKNDRYVGAIVLGLNTSTIKDKINVVTTYTSIIALCIFLISLLLLGASISVWITKPLITLEKATKKIVAEGTDHFEPVIIKSADEIGRLANSFNTMAFQLQKTTVSKDYMDNVIASMMDSLVVINPYFRIITVNSATLDLLDYKEEELMDKPINRFVLNRDNNPFDNEHLKNLVKEGQLRNIETMIVTKEGKIIPVLFSCSAIKNPDNSMKYFVCTIKDITEIKKAEKALRLQAEELARSNGQLEEFAYVASHDLQEPLRKVISFGNRLKDKYADNLDEHGMDYLNRITAATERMQTLIEGLLAYSRVTTTVKNNEEIDLKNIVLEVVLDLEVSIESKKGDVLVGELPVIEGEKTQMRQLFQNFIGNALKFTKEDVSPSIMIYSKEVIEDQKEEWHQNSSTYYDIYIEDNGIGIDSKYYDRIFGVFQRLHGRTQYEGTGVGLAICKRIIENHGGSVRIESEKEVGTTFIIRLPKKQSGIMGEA
- a CDS encoding ABC transporter substrate-binding protein — protein: MGKWYSKFVLASIIVILIVGLSACESNKKAVEDNIGIIEGDQNESTIEMEIPDKTFKVLHVMSYHTPWEWTETQLQGFKDGLGQDIDVEYKVIEMDAKNKSNIEWLEEIGAQARGVIDTWQPDLVFTSDDEAQEFVVTHYLNTDIPFVFCGVNKLPEEYGYDKSNNVTGVLEIEHFAESLNLLLEVAPDIKSVAVVFDDSPIWGPVEARMREQLHRFPEIEFPIWDTIYTYDEFQSKMLEYQDQVDAIGLIGIFNYKNENNKNVHYRDVLRWVKENSNLPDFSYWYDRASYGTLAVVSVSGYEQGLSAGKKARQILVHGVSPADIPMDHTTKGQQLISLARARTLDIDVSAKVLLSTEVKTMYEWER